From Drosophila virilis strain 15010-1051.87 chromosome X, Dvir_AGI_RSII-ME, whole genome shotgun sequence, the proteins below share one genomic window:
- the Obp19b gene encoding general odorant-binding protein 19d, with protein sequence MMKQKQKQQTWLSTMLLLLACAGAWLSLAHAEEEEETASMTLNEVVELIEPFAQGCDPKPERGHIEEMVLNKQDASHESKCFRRCMLHQFEVMPAGKTEFNEEKTLDMMNMMFSDRQSDSKTIFAKCNQAGSGLTDECEAAHSISMCMLSEMRDANYKIPDVKE encoded by the exons ATGATGAAGCAAAAGCAGAAGCAACAGACCTGGCTGAGcacaatgctgctgctgctggcctgCGCCGGCGCCTGGCTGAGCCTGGCCCATgccgaggaggaggaggagacgGCCTCCATGACATTGAACGAGGTCGTTGAGCTGATAGAACCCTTCGCCCAGGGCTGTGATCCCAAGCCGGAGCGCG GGCACATCGAGGAGATGGTGCTCAACAAGCAGGACGCCTCTCATGAAAGCAAATGCTTCCGTCGCTGCATGCTGCACCAGTTCGAGGTGATGCCCGCGGGCAAGACCGAGTTCAACGAGGAGAAAACCCTGGACATGATGAACATGATGTTCTCCGACAGGCAGTCCGACTCCAAGACCATTTTCGCCAAATGCAATCAGGCCGGCAGCGGCCTCACCGACGA ATGCGAGGCGGCCCACAGCATCTCCATGTGCATGCTGAGCGAGATGCGCGACGCCAACTACAAGATACCCGATGTCAA
- the Obp19a gene encoding general odorant-binding protein 19a, producing MDRISNAGNILAGSVGAMSYPHQLIGCCLLLLLGLPLCRAGATEEQMWAAGRLMRDVCQPKFPKITPDIADGIQKGNLPDDKDAKCYINCVMEMMQTMKKGKFQMESTLKQVELLMPDSYKPSYRKGIGECKDAAAGIKNNCDAAHALLSCFRDKIEIFVFP from the exons ATGGACCGAATATCGAATGCCGGCAACATATTGGCTGGATCTGTCGGCGCCATGAGTTATCCACACCAACTGATTGGCTGCTGTCTTCTGCTTCTGTTGGGTCTGCCCCTCTGCCGGGCGGGT GCAACCGAGGAACAGATGTGGGCCGCCGGCAGGCTAATGCGCGACGTCTGCCAGCCCAAGTTTCCGAAGATTACGCCGGACATAGCCGATGGCATACAGAAGGGCAATCTGCCGGATGACAAGGATGCCAAATGCTACATTAACTGTGTCATGGAAATGATGCAAACG ATGAAGAAGGGCAAATTCCAGATGGAGTCAACGCTGAAGCAGGTGGAGCTCCTGATGCCGGACAGCTATAAGCCATCCTATCGCAAGGGCATCGGCGAGTGCAAGGATGCCGCCGCCGGGATCAAGAACAACTGCGATGCGGCGCATGCTCTGCTCAGCTGTTTCCGGGACAAGATTGAAATCTTTGTGTTCCCctga